Part of the Candidatus Brocadia sinica JPN1 genome, GGATTTGAGATAACAGGCACCAATGACAGTGGTGTACTGAATGCATATTTGATGGTGAGAATGGAAGATGGGAGTGTGAAGTCAACTGCGATGAGTTTGGAAAATGAAGAGTGGAACAAAGTTTTAAAACTAATCATGGAATCCGAAATAGCAGGAGATTTTACACTAAAAAAGGATTTAGCAAGAGAAAGAGATGCCTTTATACCCTCCTATTACCCCTCTGACGTTAAACCTTGTGAAGCTAAATTAATTAAAAAGCTAGAGAAAAAAGGAGCTAAAGTAATATATTTAAATCCTAGCAATGAAAAAAAACCAGTTTGTACACAAGGAACAGGATGTGGTGAGTGGGAATGTTATGATGAAAGAAAAGTTGCTGATAAAGTGGCAGATATGCTTTACGCTGAAGGATACTCAGTAATTGTGGATTACGACCAATATAATGCAGGAAAGAGGGCGAATGAGGAAAGTACACTACCAAATGTATTTGTATCAATCCACTCCAATGCAACGACTGAAGAACTTACAAATATTTGCAAAGGAAAACAAACCGGTCCAGAAACTTGGTGGGAAAATAGTAATACAGGTGATGAGACTTTGTCACTAAATATTCAAAACGCACTTGTGGCAGAACTGAGAAAAAACGAGTACAAGGGCAATTTAAACCGTGGAATAAAGGACTGGAATAAAAAGGAATGCCGTAACTGTGATAATGATAACTGTAGTAATCCGAAAAATTGTAAACATCCGATGTGGCCTAATTGGTATGAGGCCAAAATGCCCGCGTGCTTAGTTGAGACACTCTTTCACGATAATCCAGAGGATGCATATATTTTATGTTCTAAGGCAGAAATAGTTGCACAAGGAATTGCTGATGGAATAATAACATTTCTTACTGCCACACCTCCGCCTTCTCCCTTCTTGTCGTTCCCATTACGAGGCAAAAATGCTTATAACGCGGAGATAATATCGGTTTTTGATCATTCAATGAAAAAGAAAATGAGGTATTGTCCCGACAACGTTAAAGATTCTTTACACAGTTCGGTAATTGCATATACAGGTGAAAAAGGAACAGAACCAAATGAAAAAGAAAGTGGTAAGTCTGGTACGAATTGTCCTGGCCATAAAATTTATAGTTTTTTTAAGAGTCAGGATGATAAAACACCATTTTATATAAATGGCCATTACGTTGGTACAAAAAATAGTGGACCTAATACATTGAATTATGATGGCCATCCGGGATATGATTATAATATTGAGCATGTTGATGGAAAAGATGTTCTTGCGGCAGGAACAGGAACGGTAATTGTGGCAGATTGGGAAAATACAGAAAACCATGACAAAGGACTAGGCCTTCGCATAATTATAGATCACAATAACGGTTATCGTACTATATATGGACATTTATCATCTGTAAAAGTACAAAAGAATGACAAGATAACTACAGTAGGGCAAGTTATTGGAGAATGGGGTAGCACGGGTAATTCAGGTGGGCGCCATCTTCATTTTGAAGTGCGAACTGAAGATGATATATCAGTCGATCCCTATGGTTGGGATCAGGATAAATTAGGAGACGACCCATACACACTATATAATCCAGGAGTAGTTAATTATACACTTTGGGTGACAACAGCCATCCTTCCAAAAATTACCTCAATTAGTCCGACGAGCGGAGTTTCTGGCACTTCAGTAACAATAAATGGTACGAACTTTGGTACAACGCAAGGGACGGTAAAATTTGGCACAGCGGAAGCCACCGTTACTTCATGGAGTGATACCAAAATTGTTGCAACTGCACCTGCTGGTACTGGAACGGTAAACGTGACGGTAACAACAAATGCAGGAACAAGCAATGGGGTACCATTTGCATATACCACTGTCACTATCATCTTTCCCAATGGAGGCGAACACTTACTAGCTGGCAGCGAACAAACAATTGAATGGAAGGTAGATGGTGATACTTCACAAATTAAAGACTTCCTGGTCGCTTCCTCCATCGATGGAGGAACCAACTATACAGCAATAGGTACGGTAACTGCTACTGACCGCTTTTTGTCTAAAAAGATACCTTCCTATGTATTATCTACGCAGTGTAAGGTAGCGGTGGTTGCCCATGATGCTTCAGGACGCACTTTGGCAGGGGATGCCAGTGATAATAACTTTACCATATCAAAATGTCAGATGCCTGGTACATTCACCCTTACAGCCTCTCCTGGGTGTAACGGCAGTAGTTCTCAGATATTGTTAAGCTGGACTGGTTCGAGTGACGCAACATCATACGATCTCTATCGTAACGGAAGCTCGTATAAAACCGGATTAAATGGTACACAATACACAGATAAGTCAGTAACATCAGGAACGATATATACCTACTACGTGACAGCAAAAAACTCCTGCGGTTCCACCAAATCCAATACCGCCTCTGCAACAGCAAACGATTGTAACACAACATTCACCGTTACTTATCCCAATGGAGGTGAGACATGGCAGACAGGGAGTACCCAGAAAGTTACGTGGACTTACAAGGGTGACCCAGGACCAAATGTGAAGATTGAACTTCTAAAGGGCGGTGCTTGGAACTACACCATTGCTTCAAGTACATCGATAGGAAGCAATGGAAGCGGATCATATATCTGGACGGTTCCTAAAGATCAAGCTTCGGGAAGCGATTACAAGATCAGAATCACCAGTACGAACGTTTACACTGATACGAGTGATGGCAATTTTACGATAGGAGGCACTATTCCAAGCATTGCCTCAATTAATCCTATGAGTGGAACTGCTGGCACTTCAGTAACGATAAATGGTAAGAACTTTGGTACAACGCAGCAGGGTACAAGCACAATAAAATTCGGCATTGCAACAGCAACTGTTACTTCATGGAGTGACACCAAAATTGTTGCAATTGCGCCTACTAATAGCGGAACGGTTAACGTGACGGTTACCACAACCTCAGGAACAAGCAATGGTATACCGTTTACTTATAATGAAAATCCACCGCACATTGACAGTGTGAGTCCGAATCCGGTGATAGGTTCAAACAGCCCCCAGATCGTCACGCTTTACGGCCAGTACTTTGCATCGGGATTGACGGTGACGGTTGGCTGGACTGGGGGTTCAAAGGTGTTGAGCAGTTCACAGGTATTTGTGGACAGTTCAACCCAGGTGCGTATCTCAATTACCACAACCACCGATCCGGACACGTGGACGGTAAAGGTAACGAATCCTGACGGACAGAGTTCCAATACGGCGTACTTCCAGGTGATCGCGCCACCACCAAATCCACCGCACATTGACAGTGTGAGTCCCAATCCGGTGATAGGTTCAAACAGCCCCCAGATCGTCACGCTTTACGGCCAATACTTTGCATCGGGATTGACGGTGACGGTTGGCTGGACTGGGGGTTCAAAGGTGTTGAGCAGTTCACAGGTATTTGTGGACAGTTCAACCCAGGTGCGTATCTCAATTACCACAACCACCGATCCGGACACGTGGACGGTAAAGGTAACGAATCCTGACGGACAGAGTTCCAATACGGCGTACTTCCAGGTGATCGCGCCTACCACCGAGGTAATTGTTGACGATCAAAGCTCTGGTTTCAGCAAGTACGGAGGCTCTTCTTACTGGTATGAGGCATGGATTGGTTACAATGGTCACATGTTTTGGACTACTAACAATCAAAATACAATTTATAATTCTGCAAAATGGCAGCCAAATCTCTCAAACGGAGGGGCTGGATATTATGCAGTGTATGTCTATATTCCAAGTGATTTTTCTAATACAACGAATGCAACCTATACCATTTTTCACAACGGTATTACCGATACTCGTTCGGTTAACCAAAATAATTATTCTGACCAGTGGGTTTTGTTGGGAAATTTCTATTTCTCCGCTAATGGAAGTGAATATGTTGAATTGGTTGACAAAACTGGTGAAACATTTAATACAAAAAAGATTGGCTTTGATGCAGTAAAATGGGTTAAGCAGTGACAAGGGAAAGACAATCCAAGTATATTTTCTTGCTACCACTGACTCATATAATACTACGGTGTTCAGGATAGATGATGTCAGCCTAATGTCAGATGGGAATTGATTTAATACACGGGAACTGTCATCCGCTTACGAGGTTTCAGTTTTTCCTGGATGGCCTGCTCTATCCTTTCAGCCTCAGCGCCAGGTATCCAGAGTTCGTTACATTGGTCACAGACCTGTACAGGGACTTTTTTATTAAAAGGCTGGAACTACAGTGAGGGGAAGTTTTTTAGACTTTGTGCGGATTTTTCAGGCGTTATTTTCACTTTCTAAAAAAGGCAAAGAGTACCCCGACAATCGCCCAGAACTGCCCAAAGATGAATATGAACATCCATATTAAGAGATTGGGGCTGTCTAAAAAGTTCGATTTTCAAACGTCATTGCGAGCGTTAGCGAAGCAATCTATTTTGAAACCCTTTAATGATCAGGGGATTGCTTCAGTCGTTCCTCCTTCGCAATGACATGGTAATGACTTTTTGGACAGCCCCAATGACACGCATACACTGTCATTCTGAATGAAGCGGAGCGGAATGAAGAATCCATAAGGGTTTTACCAAAGATGCATTTCAAAAAGCTAAATTAGTACAAAATTATAACAACGTTTCATAAAGGTTTCATAAAAGGAAGAGGGTAAATATATGAGAAACACCGTATTTAGCCTTGTGCATGGCAGATCTGGTATTTTGTGGTGTATGGCAGTTCTTTTATCGGTAACATTCCTAGCAGAAGCAATTCTGGCTGAACAGGAGGGGGTGGATAATGTGAGGTTGGACGAAACGCGCCCAACGGAAATCTGCAAACTCCTCACAAACAAAACTGCCTCCGAAAAAGCACAAATCAAATCCCGTGAAATTGCCAGGCAGGATTTTAAGGGTGAATACATAAACACGCAGTACGGCGTAAAGGTGGAAATAATCGGTGAAGTAAAAGAGATTAACATCAATGGACAGAGCGGTATAGAACTCTTTGCAAAGGCGTGGAAAGGCGACAAACAACTCGGTTTCGGTAAAGACGGCTCGGTGGAAATAGAAAGGTTTAGGATATTTAACCCTCCCATTCTGGTGGACGACCCGAATGGTGATATTGTAAGAGAATGGACGGATGAAAAAACCGGCGAACTAAAACAAAGAAAACTAAGAGAAGACCCGATTGAAGCAATACGGCAGACAGTTGCCCATAATGTCAAAATTGTCGGAAAAGAGAACGCTCAAATAGTAATTGGTAAAATCGGCAATACCACCTCCACTTTTTATCCAGACGCTCACCCAGAAAACACAAGCCACGATGCAATGTTATACACCAGTCCTAATGCTTCTTGGGATACTGTTCACGATACGGCAAATGCAGACGGAGCACTTGATAATTACTCCGGTCCAGACCGATTCGTCTATTCTGGCAAAGATGGAGATAATTTCAGGATAATAAGATTCCAAACTCTTTTTGACACTTCAGCTATTGGTTCAGATACTGTAAGCTCCGCCACCGCTTCTTTGTATGTTAATTTGGTGAATAATGGCGATAACGACGGTGATGATTACATAGCGGTTGTTTCTTCCAATCCTGCTTCTAACACAGGTGCGGCTGTTGGTGATTATTCTTTAATGGGAACAACTGCTTATTCCAATACAATAGACTTATCTTCCATGTCCACAGGTGATTACGTTGACTGGACGATTAATGCGACCGGTTTGGCGGCAATTAATACCAGCGGAATTACCAAATTCGGTTTTCGCGAAGGGCACGATATTATTGATAGTGCTTATGCCGGAGGATTTGATACAGTAAACTCTATTGTTACCTACGCGGCTGAAGCATCCGGTACCGCCAACGATCCAAAACTTGTAGTGGTACATAGTACGCCTACCCCAACACCCACGCCGACACCAATCGACACCTCCGCCCCAAGCGGTTCAATAAGCATCAACAGCGGCGATTCATATACTAATTCAACCAGCGTTAACCTGACGCTTTCAGCAACGGATAATGTCGGGGTGACGGGTTATTACCTCTCTACCAGTTCAACCAAGCCCTCTGCCTCAGATTCTGGCTGGGTATCCGTCTCTTCCACCACCAGTTTTAGTACCAGTATTTCATATGCATTAAGCAGCGGTGACGGTAGTAAGACGCTCTATGCCTGGTATAAGGATTCTGGGGGAAATGTGTCAGATACCGCCAGTGATTCCATTATTTTAGACACCACATCGTCAACAGTGACTATTACTAACCCCACCACAGAGTCTACCTATACGACAATGAGTAGTACAATAAACCTAGGAGGTACCGCTTCGGATAGCACCAGCGGCGTAAATAGTGTGACGTGGAGCAATAATAGGGGAGGTATCGGCACGGCAGGTGGAACGACGAACTGGATCGTTTCCAGTATAAGTCTGTCATACGGAGATAATATAATAACGGTAACAGCTACGGATGGGGCGGGCAATCCGGGGAAAGATACAATAACCGTAAATTATATTCACGTAGATACACCACCACCAACGCCATCACCAACTCCCTGCACGGACGATTATGAGCCAAACAATAGCTTTAGCACGGCGTATGGTCCATTGACGTCAGGAAACAGCTATACTGGCAGGATATGCAGCGCCTCAGATGTGGATTATTTTAAGATAATAGTAGACAGCGCCGGTACGATCTCGCTGACGCTTGGAGTGCCGTCCAACAGGGATTACGATCTTTACCTCTACGATGCATTACAAAATGAGGTTGCACTTTCACAAAAAGACACGGGAATTACTGAAACAATATCATACGATACATCTACGACAGGGACATATTACATAAAGGTCGTTGGCTTTCAAAATGACTACGACGAGAGTCAAGCGTATACACTATCAGGGACATGGTCTATATCCGATGAAACAGGCGATATTTATGGCAGGGTAACAGACGCAAAGGCAGGTACTGGTATTAATGGGGCGACAGTATCGACCGATACGGGTAAATCTACCACAACGAGCAGACAGAGAGGACAGGATGGAGCTTATGTGTTGCAGGATGTAACCGCAGGGGTACGCACGATAACCGCAACGGCATCTGGCTATGCATCGTCTTCTCAATCTGTCACGGTTGATTCTGGTGAGCAAGAAAGGCTTGATTTTGTATTGACATCTGCTACAACTCCTCCACCGACACCAACAACAACTGTCTCACCTGTGCCAACACCCACATTTACCGGCAGCATTGAAGGCGAGGTCGTGAATCAGACAGATGGGAAACCTATTGCAGGTGCAAGCGTGGTGCTGGATTCAAAGGCGAATGTAACCAAGACCGATACAATTGGTCATTATCGTTTTGATAATGTATCTGTCGGGCAGCATAAGATAACAGCAGGGGCAAAGGGCTTCAAACAATCAGAAATAGAGACAATTACGGTAATTGCAAATCAAACAGCACATCAAAACTTTTCTTTAATGCCGTTGACTACCCCAACACCAGTGGTATCGCCAACACCAATATCATCGCCAACGCCGGAAGTAATGCCCACACCGCCATGTGAGGCAGAATTGATGGAGGTATTTCCGGTAGAACTCGAACTTGAAAAAGAGGAGAGCAGTGAGGTGACGATTACTATCACGTGCGAGGATGGTATTACCCCTGTTCCCGGAGAAAAGGTGAAGGCAAAGGTCAAACCTGGCGGCGATATTGTGACGGTCTCTCCGTCAAACGCAGCTACCGATTCCAACGGTCAAGCCGTATTTACCATTACTGCTAAAAATAAGGCAGGAAAAGCAAAAGTGATGTTCAAGGACCAAGCCGCTGGCCTTAAGACAAGGGTAAAAGTGAAGGTAATAAAATGAAACATGGGGTTCAATATACTTGCCTTTGTTAACCCGACTTTCGCAATTTGCACCCAAAAACGGTTATTTTGGGCATGTATAGCTGGGAAACCCTTGATATTAAAGGGGTGAATTTTCAAAACGGCTTGTAGTGCCGACCTACCCTATTGACGCGTTCACTGAAAACTGAGAAAATGTTTTCATGTTTTTACGGGCAAAATCACGGATGAAAGATGGCAAAACGCACCGTTATTGGAGCGTGGTGGAGAATCGTCGGGTGAGCGGGGGAGGGCGTGCCTTGAAGTATGGAATACCTGAGTGGTTGAAAATACCACCTCTGGTGCGCCTGAAAGTGCACAATGCCAGAAGGGTGAAAGTCCCTTTCAGGGAAAACGCTTTCTGCCCTGTAACCGACCGTAACTGCGACACCGTGAGGTGTGGTGGGGAGCAACGGGAGGTGAAAAGCTAGTCCGTAGGTTAACAAACTCGATTCGGCCTGTTGTAACGGCGAGCCTTCTAGAGAATGGCGAAGCCCAGACCTTTTGAGAGAAGAGAGAAAAAAAAGAAGGAAGCCTATCAAGCTGAGGGGTAGCGTGATAAAGCGATGGTAGGGAACAACGGGTGGTTGGAGGCGGAATGGCTGGAAGGCAAGGTGCATGAATCAGGGATACCTGATAGAGGGAGTGACTGTATCAGGAGACAGAGCCTCCATAGGAGCGAAGAGACACCGTAATGGGTGTGGAGCAAAGGGAGGCAGGAAGGTGGAGGTATGAAGTGGACAAGTCAGGAAGCCAAACCAATGTGAGTGGCCGAGATGCCTAAGCAAATTGGAGAAATCCAGAGAGAACAGGATTGAACTTGGCTTGTAGTGGAATACTTGCTGACGGTCGATATAAGATGAATGATGAGAAGCGCTGCCATCATTATTAATCTTGGGTTGTTCACGATAATCACAGCCCATGTATTAATCTGTCAATCCCGAAGGGGTAACCACTGACTGGAGAGCCGTATGCGGGAGATCCGCCTGTACGGTTCGGAGGGGGGGGGAAGGCGAAAGCCTTTCCTACCCCCTATCCTAACAGTCCAGTACTCATACTTTTTCTCTGAAGTTTATGCACGGCCCATCATTAAATATCCGCACTAAAAGCCGTCTTATTTTACGGCTTTAGTACGGATAATACTCTTACTGGCGACTACTATATGCCCATTTCGGCGTATAATGCATGATTTTCAGGTCACAATCGTTTTTAACTCATAAAAAAAAGCCTTACTGCAAAAATGTTCTCTTAAAACATCTTCGGCAGTAAGGCTATCTTTTTCACTAAAGGATAAGGTATCGTCTTAAACTACATCCCTGTGTGTTTAAAAGACCCGTTACTTTGCGCCCCCCGATTACTCAGAGTTTGCCTTTATCGTGATTTTTTTATTACTCTCCTTTTATAAGGAGTAGCCATTGTATATCAAATATCTCTTTTAGATGTCAAGAAAAAAAATTACAAGGCAGTACCTCGTCCATTGTTTTTATTCAATTCGTAAATCAGCGGGATTTCTCCACAATCAGGGAATTTATGGCATTTGACACATTCTGACCATATCTTGTGAGGCAGGGTTTCCTTCTCTACCCTGCGGAATCCGCATTTCTCAAAGAACTCAGGCACATAGGTAAGGACAAACATCTTTGCAATTTGCAATTTCTTTGCCTCCCGTACACAAGCCATCGCAAGTTTTTTACCAACACCTTTGCGCTGGTGAGATTCCAGCACAGCGACTGACTTTATCTCCGCAAGGTCCTTCCAGAAAATATGCAAGGCTGCACAACCAATCAGATTATCATTTTCTATAAACACAAAAAAGTCCCTGATATTTTCGTACAGCTCGCTCAACGAACGAGGCAGCATCACATTTTTTGCCGCAAAATCGTTGATGAGTTTGTAAATCTTTTCTACATCTTCAATGATTGCTTTTCGTAACATGTATTTCTCACACGACACTAAGGCACAAGGACACAAAGGAAAAAATAGTTTTGTTCTTCGTGCCACGATGGCTTTGTGGTAAAAAACCATTTAAATTAACCAAGTACATTATACTTTCTTATCCTGAAATCTACCCCAAGCTCCTGGGCAATCTTTTTACATTTTTCTGTATCTATACCGGGCATTTCTACTATAGAAACCTGTACATTGGGTATTGCCCGCTTTGCGCTCTTGATAAACTGAATGAGGGCAGGATATGCCTTTTCCCCAAAAACCGGTTTACAGATCTCTTCATACTTTTCTGCCGTATCAGCATTCAAACTAATGCACATGGTATCGATCAGGCCTTTTAATTCGTTGATAATGGGCCTCCCGTTGATCAGGTCACCATGACCGTTTGTGTCTAATCGAATACGCTTCCCCTTCGATTTCAGGAATCGAGCAACGGCTATCAACACATCCAACCGTTCCGTAGGTTCACCATAGCCACAAAAGACGGCCTCGTCATAACCACCCGGATCTCCAATGGCGTGTATTACCTCTTCTGCAGTCGGTTCTTTTTTTAAGCCCAAATGGTGTCCCTTAACAATAGGATAGGTCTCCCTCATGCAAAAGGTACACACATTTGAACACCGATTTGTGAGATTTATGTATAAAGAATTTCGTATGGCGTAAGCAACCTTCCCTTCCTGTTCAGGCTCACCGATTCCAAATAATTTATACGCATTAAAGGTGGTAATTCGTTTAATATCCTGTACAGACAGTCCGTAGACATCGGCTAGTATAGGAATAATGAAGGATAGATAGGAGGGCTCGTTGCGTTCCCCCCTTTTGGGTTGCGGCGACAAAAAAGGGCAATCTGTTTCTAAAAGGAGCCTTTCAACAGGAACTGTTTTGGCAATCTCACGCAGATTGTTCGCATTTGAAAAAGTGATCGGCCCTGCAAAAGAGATATATAATCCCAGCTCTATGCATTTTTCTGCAGTTTCCTTTGTTCCGCTAAAACAATGAATAACACCCTTTATCACAGTATTTTTGTACTCATGTAATATTGTTAAGCAATCGTTACTGGCTTCACGGCAGTGGATAATGACCGGCAGGTTGTGGGATTTCGCCAGAGTCAGGTGTTTGCGAAAAATATGCTGCTGGTCCTCATGGGGACTGCGATTCCTGTAGTAGTCAAGTCCCGTTTCCCCTATCGCTATCACCTTCGGCTCTTTTACCAGGGATTCCAGCGTCTGCCAATCCTGTTCTGAAACCTTTGAGGAGTCGTGGGGGTGAATCCCGATACTCGCATAGATATTGTCAAATCGATTAGCTAACGCAATACTTTTCTTGCTCGATGCAAGGCTTGTCCCCACATTAATAATACAGCCTACATCGGCTTCCTTTGCGCGAGATAAAACAGATTCC contains:
- a CDS encoding IPT/TIG domain-containing protein, which translates into the protein MRNRSTLLLAGLVAAMLATWFIDSSNLASEDRTEQNRTEQNRTEQNTNTLYCPHIKYGLDWQTSVQITNIECSCKQKRVRVKLSTHDNNGTFTGTIKNVRKLKANETKVIDPQSLPPSAASLKIAPNGNLISHVIYRTNDGKKSEVVPAVKAPSMQLDFPVLADYEDVFIYETITLLNPNPTPASIEMIALDKNGYEIERMAVSPLSSWESNTIALVDIFGPKTLKDLSTVRVVSDTNIAGIQLVDYPGNDLVGLPALTVASKGWTFPIATEGGNQALWTRVGVINPGGETADISVEAFDASNNSLGAIDRKSLLPGAIYFTGTENTSTDGGVIPLNAAYIKVTADRPISGFEVVGVIDGSGLAAVMGIPEEDLTAVGFEITGTNDSGVLNAYLMVRMEDGSVKSTAMSLENEEWNKVLKLIMESEIAGDFTLKKDLARERDAFIPSYYPSDVKPCEAKLIKKLEKKGAKVIYLNPSNEKKPVCTQGTGCGEWECYDERKVADKVADMLYAEGYSVIVDYDQYNAGKRANEESTLPNVFVSIHSNATTEELTNICKGKQTGPETWWENSNTGDETLSLNIQNALVAELRKNEYKGNLNRGIKDWNKKECRNCDNDNCSNPKNCKHPMWPNWYEAKMPACLVETLFHDNPEDAYILCSKAEIVAQGIADGIITFLTATPPPSPFLSFPLRGKNAYNAEIISVFDHSMKKKMRYCPDNVKDSLHSSVIAYTGEKGTEPNEKESGKSGTNCPGHKIYSFFKSQDDKTPFYINGHYVGTKNSGPNTLNYDGHPGYDYNIEHVDGKDVLAAGTGTVIVADWENTENHDKGLGLRIIIDHNNGYRTIYGHLSSVKVQKNDKITTVGQVIGEWGSTGNSGGRHLHFEVRTEDDISVDPYGWDQDKLGDDPYTLYNPGVVNYTLWVTTAILPKITSISPTSGVSGTSVTINGTNFGTTQGTVKFGTAEATVTSWSDTKIVATAPAGTGTVNVTVTTNAGTSNGVPFAYTTVTIIFPNGGEHLLAGSEQTIEWKVDGDTSQIKDFLVASSIDGGTNYTAIGTVTATDRFLSKKIPSYVLSTQCKVAVVAHDASGRTLAGDASDNNFTISKCQMPGTFTLTASPGCNGSSSQILLSWTGSSDATSYDLYRNGSSYKTGLNGTQYTDKSVTSGTIYTYYVTAKNSCGSTKSNTASATANDCNTTFTVTYPNGGETWQTGSTQKVTWTYKGDPGPNVKIELLKGGAWNYTIASSTSIGSNGSGSYIWTVPKDQASGSDYKIRITSTNVYTDTSDGNFTIGGTIPSIASINPMSGTAGTSVTINGKNFGTTQQGTSTIKFGIATATVTSWSDTKIVAIAPTNSGTVNVTVTTTSGTSNGIPFTYNENPPHIDSVSPNPVIGSNSPQIVTLYGQYFASGLTVTVGWTGGSKVLSSSQVFVDSSTQVRISITTTTDPDTWTVKVTNPDGQSSNTAYFQVIAPPPNPPHIDSVSPNPVIGSNSPQIVTLYGQYFASGLTVTVGWTGGSKVLSSSQVFVDSSTQVRISITTTTDPDTWTVKVTNPDGQSSNTAYFQVIAPTTEVIVDDQSSGFSKYGGSSYWYEAWIGYNGHMFWTTNNQNTIYNSAKWQPNLSNGGAGYYAVYVYIPSDFSNTTNATYTIFHNGITDTRSVNQNNYSDQWVLLGNFYFSANGSEYVELVDKTGETFNTKKIGFDAVKWVKQ
- a CDS encoding carboxypeptidase regulatory-like domain-containing protein, giving the protein MRNTVFSLVHGRSGILWCMAVLLSVTFLAEAILAEQEGVDNVRLDETRPTEICKLLTNKTASEKAQIKSREIARQDFKGEYINTQYGVKVEIIGEVKEININGQSGIELFAKAWKGDKQLGFGKDGSVEIERFRIFNPPILVDDPNGDIVREWTDEKTGELKQRKLREDPIEAIRQTVAHNVKIVGKENAQIVIGKIGNTTSTFYPDAHPENTSHDAMLYTSPNASWDTVHDTANADGALDNYSGPDRFVYSGKDGDNFRIIRFQTLFDTSAIGSDTVSSATASLYVNLVNNGDNDGDDYIAVVSSNPASNTGAAVGDYSLMGTTAYSNTIDLSSMSTGDYVDWTINATGLAAINTSGITKFGFREGHDIIDSAYAGGFDTVNSIVTYAAEASGTANDPKLVVVHSTPTPTPTPTPIDTSAPSGSISINSGDSYTNSTSVNLTLSATDNVGVTGYYLSTSSTKPSASDSGWVSVSSTTSFSTSISYALSSGDGSKTLYAWYKDSGGNVSDTASDSIILDTTSSTVTITNPTTESTYTTMSSTINLGGTASDSTSGVNSVTWSNNRGGIGTAGGTTNWIVSSISLSYGDNIITVTATDGAGNPGKDTITVNYIHVDTPPPTPSPTPCTDDYEPNNSFSTAYGPLTSGNSYTGRICSASDVDYFKIIVDSAGTISLTLGVPSNRDYDLYLYDALQNEVALSQKDTGITETISYDTSTTGTYYIKVVGFQNDYDESQAYTLSGTWSISDETGDIYGRVTDAKAGTGINGATVSTDTGKSTTTSRQRGQDGAYVLQDVTAGVRTITATASGYASSSQSVTVDSGEQERLDFVLTSATTPPPTPTTTVSPVPTPTFTGSIEGEVVNQTDGKPIAGASVVLDSKANVTKTDTIGHYRFDNVSVGQHKITAGAKGFKQSEIETITVIANQTAHQNFSLMPLTTPTPVVSPTPISSPTPEVMPTPPCEAELMEVFPVELELEKEESSEVTITITCEDGITPVPGEKVKAKVKPGGDIVTVSPSNAATDSNGQAVFTITAKNKAGKAKVMFKDQAAGLKTRVKVKVIK
- a CDS encoding N-acetyltransferase, with the translated sequence MLRKAIIEDVEKIYKLINDFAAKNVMLPRSLSELYENIRDFFVFIENDNLIGCAALHIFWKDLAEIKSVAVLESHQRKGVGKKLAMACVREAKKLQIAKMFVLTYVPEFFEKCGFRRVEKETLPHKIWSECVKCHKFPDCGEIPLIYELNKNNGRGTAL
- a CDS encoding TatD family hydrolase translates to MIIDTHAHLDFPEYKGDLESVLSRAKEADVGCIINVGTSLASSKKSIALANRFDNIYASIGIHPHDSSKVSEQDWQTLESLVKEPKVIAIGETGLDYYRNRSPHEDQQHIFRKHLTLAKSHNLPVIIHCREASNDCLTILHEYKNTVIKGVIHCFSGTKETAEKCIELGLYISFAGPITFSNANNLREIAKTVPVERLLLETDCPFLSPQPKRGERNEPSYLSFIIPILADVYGLSVQDIKRITTFNAYKLFGIGEPEQEGKVAYAIRNSLYINLTNRCSNVCTFCMRETYPIVKGHHLGLKKEPTAEEVIHAIGDPGGYDEAVFCGYGEPTERLDVLIAVARFLKSKGKRIRLDTNGHGDLINGRPIINELKGLIDTMCISLNADTAEKYEEICKPVFGEKAYPALIQFIKSAKRAIPNVQVSIVEMPGIDTEKCKKIAQELGVDFRIRKYNVLG